One window of the Zea mays cultivar B73 chromosome 3, Zm-B73-REFERENCE-NAM-5.0, whole genome shotgun sequence genome contains the following:
- the LOC100284481 gene encoding ATP-dependent RNA helicase, whose product MAKGDDALARKRNRVRRKRLRSSENAVSARVAAIIASKHRRKSGKRRACEGMCFSLPTPDDPFNERHGRKHKLDDEPADDTAADAAEDSGNPKKKGANTKKQQPVAKYGAEAKSKAVRERETGAEVVRGDFDRPSKFLVVCLNAIRDAVAPEEGGGSIHGAGDWGVELWRCCSAQAPSDVLDASGACATVAQTAWLVSTACDIVARKERHGMVVSCPFLLYLVSSQDKAAQVRSICKPLKPLGIHSVSLHPGASIEHQISGLKTCEPEFLIATPERLLELVSLKAIDISGVSMLVIDGLKCFVDHNVSDKIFSIRDAISNNLQITIFTDPSDKNIATMAKNLLRGRITKLSINDSVSSRSAFIAQHVHFCPSEELKTTKVKEILEQILQDHPKKTSKVLLVAASDKKARLMSLSLKLENCTVIDDSCGNSFTICSSVGLMNVIVKDRENMSVTDVEAFETVLVVDLPPSVDEYIEILTGAALHVIGGEVHSIFCNTDASVAKPLAQLLADCGQVVPEFLKSLKSS is encoded by the exons ATGGCGAAGGGCGACGACGCGCTGGCGCGGAAGCGCAACCGTGTGCGCCGCAAGCGCCTCCGTAGCAGCGAGAACGCTGTTTCCGCGCGTGTCGCGGCGATCATCGCCTCCAAGCACCGCCGCAAGTCGGGGAAGCGCCGCGCCTGCGAGGGCATGTGCTTCTCGCTCCCCACGCCCGACGACCCGTTCAACGAGCGCCATGGCAGGAAGCACAAGCTCGATGACGAGCCGGCCGACGACACAGCCGCCGACGCCGCTGAGGACAGCGGCAACCCCAAGAAGAAGGGCGCGAACACCAAAAAGCAGCAGCCGGTGGCAAAGTATGGCGCCGAGGCGAAGTCGAAGGCGGTTCGCGAGAGGGAGACGGGTGCGGAGGTGGTCCGCGGGGACTTCGACCGGCCGTCCAAGTTCCTGGTGGTCTGTCTCAACGCTATCCGGGATGCGGTGGCGCCCGAGGAAGGCGGTGGCAGCATCCACGGCGCCGGCGACTGGGGCGTGGAGCTCTGGCGGTGCTGCTCCGCCCAGGCGCCGTCCGACGTGCTCGACGCTAGCGGCGCGTGCGCCACGGTGGCGCAGACCGCGTGGCTCGTCTCCACCGCCTGCGACATCGTCGCTAGGAAAGAGAGGCATGGGATGGTCGTGTCTTGCCCCTTCCTGCTGTACCTCGTCTCGTCGCAGGATAAGGCCGCGCAG GTGCGATCGATATGCAAACCCCTGAAGCCTCTTGGGATTCATTCAGTGAGCTTGCATCCTGGCGCATCCATTGAACACCAGATCTCTGG ACTGAAAACTTGTGAGCCGGAGTTTCTTATTGCTACCCCCGAGAGGCTTCTTGAACTTGTTTCGTTAAAGGCGATTGACATATCAGGTGTATCAATGTTG GTCATTGATGGACTGAAATGTTTCGTAGACCACAATGTTAGTGACAAAATATTTTCTATTAGAGACGCCATATCAAACAATCTTCAGATTACTATCTTCACCGATCCATCTGATAAAAATATTGCAACAATGGCTAAAAATCTACTCCGTGGAAGAATTACAAAGCTTTCTATCAATGATTCTGTTTCTTCACGAAGTGCATTTATAGCCCAGCATGTACACTTCTGTCCATCGGAGGAGCTGAAAACAACAAAG GTTAAGGAAATTCTTGAGCAGATATTGCAAGATCATCCTAAAAAGACATCAAAGGTGCTTCTAGTAGCTGCAAGCGATAAAAAAGCACGGCTCATGTCACTGTCGCTGAAGCTGGAAAATTGCACAGTGATTGATGACTCATGTGGCAACTCCTTTACAATATGCAGCAG TGTGGGGCTGATGAATGTCATTGTGAAAGACCGGGAGAACATGTCAGTGACAGATGTAGAGGCATTCGAAACCGTGCTGGTGGTGGATCTGCCTCCTTCAGTCGACGAATACATTGAGATCCTCACTGGGGCTGCTCTTCATGTGATTGGAGGCGAA